From the genome of Flavobacterium sediminis:
ATTACCCATTAATTTAGTATAGTCCAAATACTAAAAAACAATTCACTTGTCAATAACAATATTAGAATCAATACAATCAGTATCTTCCAAAAAAGATTCGCTCTACATTTTATTTCTATCTATTCTTATCGTTTCCAATCTATCGTCTATCTGAAAACCTCTCTTTTTCATATAGAAAAACTGTATCCAAAAAAATCACATTAGAAAAAAATCACACGTTTTGTAGCAAAAAAATAGTTTAAAAAGAAATGCCACAATTGTTGTGTCAAAAAAAATCTATCAAAAAAATTGACACAAAATGCCGAAAAAAACAATTTTGAGTACGATTTTGACACTGTGTTGATTTTTTAGTCGCTGTATTTTTTTAGATAAAAACTACAGTTTAAAGAAAATATGCAGATAAAAAACCTTAAAAATTTAAGAAACATTTAAAATATCCGGTTAAAACTGAAAAAACCGTAAAAACAACTATTTGCCTTTTCGTATTACAAAAAAAATATACATTTATCCATATTTAATTACAAATAAAATGCAATGCGAATAAAATTACGCTTAACCGCTATTTTCCCTGCATTATTGATTCCTGCCATCGCTTCAGCGCAGGATATCCTATGGGAAAAGACCTATGGAGGCAAACATGCCGAATACTTATACGATGCCATACCGACGCCTGATTACGGATTTATCCTGGCCGGAAGTTCGGTTTCCGGAAAAAACGGCAACAAAGACGAAAAGAACAAAGGCGATCTGGATTACTGGGTCTGGAAGATGGACGAGCACGGCAATTTGGACTGGCAAAAGAGCTTTGGCGGCAACAAAGAAGACCTGTTGCAAAGCATAGCCTTACCGGTGACGGGGATTTATCCTCGGCGGTACTTCCGCTTCCGATAAAGGTTCCGACAAAACCGAAAATAGCAAAGGTAAAGAAGACTTCTGGATCATCAAGCTCAATGCTAAAGGCCAACAACTGTGGCAAAGAACCATTGGCGGCAGCGGAATGGAAAAGCTTTTAAGCATTGCCCAGACCAAAGACAACGGCTATATTTTAGGCGGAACTTCCTCTTCCAATAAAACGATAACTCCGGAAGGACAAACTCCCGATTTGTATGGTAAATCAGAAGATTCGCGAGGGAATCTGGACTTTTGGGTTGTAAAACTCAGCGAAGCCGGAACGATCGAATGGCAAAGAACCATCGGCGGAAAATATGTGGACGAATTGCGCAGCATTCAACCAACTACAGACGGCGGTTATATTTTAGGAGGTTATTCCAACTCTCCGGCTTCGGGCGATAAAACAGAAGAGAACTACGGTTTGGGAGATTACTGGATCGTGAAGCTCGATGCGCAGGGCGAGATCGACTGGCAAAGAGCCTACGGAGGGAAAAGGACGATAATCTCAATGCTTTGATCCCCACTCGGGATGGCGGTTATTTGTTAGGCGGGAACTCCAATTCCGGAGCGACGTATTCCAAATCAAAGACCAACCGTGAAGGAACCGATTTCTGGGTGTTAAAGCTCGATGAGTCGGGTGAGATCGAATGGCAGCAAACGTATAACTATGGTAAAGCCGATATCTTAACCTCACTGGTAGAGAACAAAGACGGTACGTTTATCATTGGCGGTTACGCCCAGAGTGAAGCGGACAAAAGCGGACAAAAAACACCTGTTAAAACCATCAGGAAAGACAAAGAAGGGATCAACGATTATATTGCTTTAAAGATCAAGTCTAACGGAGAGGAACTTTGGAGTCAAACGGTAGGAAGCAAAGGCGATGAGGTGATGAAACGCTTGTTGGAAACCCGCGATGGGGGTATCTTTTGGCAGGTACCTCAAACGGCACTGCCTCAAAAGACAAAAAGACAGCCAAAGGCGGTAATGACTTTTGGGTGGTAAAGCTCAAAGACAAGGACAAGGAAGAGAAAGCCCGAATTGATCTGGAAGCGGTACCGAACCCGACGGAATATTTTACCAATGTAATTGTAAGCTTTGACTACAGCAAAGGAACAGCAACTTTATACGATTTGAGCGGAAGAACGATCAGCCGTACGGAGATCAAAGGCGAAAAAACGATACCGGTAGATTTGACCAACCTACCAACCGGGATCTATGTAGTAGAAATAAAGACCGATACCGAAACCGGCGGGGTTAAAGTGATTAAGAAATAAATACGGATAAGAAATGATAAAATATAAACTAATTACTGCTTTTTGTCTCTTTTTAAGTTTTTTAGGGTACGGACAAGAAGAACTGGAATTGCCGGATTATGCAGTTCCGTCACCACAATCAAACGGATTGGCACAATTCGGAGATTTGAATATAGATGAGTCGAGCGGAAAATTTTCACATACCATTTCGGTATTTAATTATCCGGCGGGTAGTATAAACGTTCCCGTAGGTTTAACATACATGGGAAATGGAGTTAAAGTTGAAGAAAACCCTGACTGGACAGGGATGAATTGGAATTTGAATGCAGGAGGCGTGATCACAAGAACGGTGCGTGATCTTCCGGATGAAACGACATATCCGTCCTATCATTATTCACCGGATCAGATTGCCGATATGTTCCAAAGCGGAGAAATAGCAGATATGGATGATTTTGGTTTTTTTGTAGAAGACAATAAGAACTACGATTCTGAAGCCGATGTGTTCAGTTTTAATTTTCTGGGATACTCAGGAACATTTTATTTAGAGAAGGACAGTTTGGGGAACTACAGTGCAAAACTTTCCAAATACGAATCAGAATTCAAAGTAGAGCTACTCGGTAATTTTTCAGCACCTAACGGGTTTTATGATTTCGGAGATCAAAGTTCAAACAATCCGCATTACGAGTTTAAGTTTACAGGACCAGACGGGACGACCTATTTTTTCGGTGGTGTAGTGACCAGTCAAACCGGAGCCGATAATTTTGAGGCAGTAGAGGAAACGGAACTATTTGACCACAACCCGTTACACCAAAGCATGAGAGCTAAAACAGCTTTTTACCTTACCAAGATAGAAAGCTTTAACGGAGATACCGTTTATTTTACGTATGAAACCATTCCCAGCTATTATGTTTACTATAAAAAGAACCAAAAGGTAAGTAAAATAATTTATTCAGAATCAGAGCCAGGTTGTGAAGGAAGTTCTTCTACTCCTGAAAATAACATGCAGACCCTGACCGTTAGAAATAAAATATTTAACGGAAAGTTCTTAAAGCAGATTTGGAGTCCGCAAAACGGACTGTATGTCGATTTTACGTCCACAGGAGTTTACGAACAGGTAACACCGATAACCACTAACTTAAAATACAAGGTGCTGAGTCAGATCAGTTACGGGACCAATACTTTTAATCTGAGCTATTCCCCTTCATTGACCCAGTTAGCCTCAGGGGATATCGACAAATTCTTTTTAGTGGATACGAACATGGAATCCAGCTCAGGAACTACAACCCTGCAGTATACTTTTGAATACGAAGATCTGAACAACATTCCGGGGGTTAACTCTAATGCACAGGACTATTTGGGCTATTTTAACGGAGTTACAGCCAATGCTAACCTACTGCCTAAGAATGCCGAGAAATTATTTTCAGATTATTTATTACTTTATATAACCCCTGAAACGGGACCTTTATCGTATTACGATTATATATATGAGCAATCAAAATTCTCAGAGATCGGTAATTTAGCCGACAGAGAACCTTATTTTGATTATGCAACCAATGGGTGTTTAAAGAAAATAACCTACCCGACCGGAGGATATACCCTGATCGATTATGAACCGGAAGACAAAAAAACGGTTTATGCCGATAAAGAACTACAGATCAATTTTGATCCGGTTTTCGGTTCAGACATGGAAGACGAACTGCTTTTATCAAATTATACAGTAGTTTTTTCGGGCAATGATTTTTATGAAGTATATAATGATCTTCCGGGAATTCCGGAAGAACAAACGGTTGAGTTGACCTTAACCTTTACAGGGTCTAATACTAATGTGGCGACCTTAGATTACAGAGATTTTGCATACGTGGAGATCACGAATATAACTACGGATTCCGTATTTACAAAAAACCTGCATTTTCCGGCAGAAGAGCTGATGAATAGCGCAGGGCAAACGAGTTTTACGACACAATACGCTTTTAATTATACGTTTAAGAAACAGGATAAGTACAATATCAAGATCGGTTTTGGGGATAATTATGCACCCAATGAGGGCTATATAAATGATCCTAACACGACTATGCTGACACCTAATTTGTTCGGAAAACTGGAATTCAAATATTTAGACGGTTACGATCCGGACGACGGATTGGGGATCAGAGTAAAACGCATTGTAGATTACACAGCTTCCGGAGAAACAGCTTCCTATAAGCGGTATTATTACTCAAACATTCAGAAATTAGACGATACAGGAATAAAAAAATATTATCCTTTGTTCCATAGTTTTTCTTTAGAAGGAACACAAGGTTTTAATCAGGGGACACAGTCAAATTGCATGGTGCTATCGACCTATATGGAGATGAATTCACAACTGCAGGCGTTTAACCTTCCGGTGCTTTATGGAGCATTGGAAGAAGAAAGAACCGTTAGCGTGAGCCTTGGCGGAGAGAATTTTGAAAAAGGAGGCTATGAAAAAGATTTTTATACGCAAAGAGATGAGTATCAAGAGTTCTTTAACCCGGCAGGAGAAGAATACGGCTCTTATTATTCTGCTTTAGCCTATACCTTTAAAAGCTTTAACAATGCGGCAACCAATACAAGTGCTGTAGACGGACTCTTGCTCAGGGAAAGGCTTTGGGAAAGAACCAACTCGGCTCCTGATCTGCGATTGCAAAAAGAAACCTGCTACGATTACCATATCAACTTTTTTCACCAAAACCCTAATATGCTTTATGTACAGATGTTCCAAAGTACTTTTGGTTTTACTGGAAATGCAACGAATTTGGGCTCAATGTATATGGGCTATTATTTCAATAATACCTATAAACCGGAGCTGCGATGGAAGGTTGAAACTGATTTTTTAAGCGATGTAAGCGTATGGGATTATTTTACGGCCAACACCAGTTTTAACCTTAATCAATTACCCGATTACAGTTCGTTTGACACCCGAACGTTAAGAACAGATTATCTGGATAATATCAATAACATTTATTCCGGTATGCCGGGACATATAAAAACCACCAACAGCAGTGGAGAGATACTAGAGGTAAAAAATTACTATCCTACGGATTATTTTCTGGGGCAACTGACGAATTTAAGCGGTAGCGAGCTAACAGCCTACGGAGCACTTGAAACAGCCAACCGTATAGCACAACCGATCTATGTTGAAAGCTTTAAAAATACCGGCAAAACATCGGCCGTAAAATACATTTACGAACAACCGGATGCAAACCTACCTTTTCTACTGAGTAAGGTACAGAGTGCTAAAGAAGATCAGTCGTTAGAGGACCGCATCATTTATGCAAAATACGACGATAACGGAAACCCCGTAGAGGTTCAAAAAGAAAAAGGAGTCAAAGTGGTATACATCTGGTCAGAGAGCAGAAAACCGTTGTATAAAGTGGTTAACAGCGATTATGATACCGTGATGGCAGCCTTGACCGCATCGGGAATTACCCTGGGCAACGGTTTTAGCGGAGCTACGATCAGTGCAAACCAAACCTTGATCAATCAAAGCACCCTGGCAACAGCCCAAGTTTATTGTTACCGCTATAATATGTACGATCTGATCGTACAGATGGTTCAACCTAACGGAAACTATATAGATTATCAGTACGACGCCTTCAACCGTTTACAGAATGTCAAAGACAAAGACGGCAACATCCTGAGCGAAAACGAAATACACTATACAAGCGATAACTAACCCCCTAAACAAGAATAAAGTATAATCTTATGCGTAAAAAACTGTTATTTTTCCTTTCATTGGTACCGGTTCTTGCTTTAGGGCAAAGTCCGGATCAGAATTATGTAAAGACCACGACCTACAAGCAGCCCAATACAACCTCATTGAGTAACCCGGGCGCAGACGAGGCAGTAGTACAAATCACCTATTATGACGGATTAGGGCGCCCTGTTCAGCAGATTGCCCACAAACAGTCTAATGGCGGAAACGATATTGTGACCCCTGTGGAATACGATGCTTTCGGTAGGCAAACCAAAGAGTTCCTGCCTTATGCAAACAGCGCACCGAGTTTAAATTATATAGATGCAACCACCGTGAGTTCAGATCTGAACAGCTTTTATAGTTCCTATAACGGAGGAACCACCACCCCGTTCAGCGAAAAAGAACTGGAAGCCTCACCTTTAGACCGTATAAAGAAACAAGCAGCTCCGGGAGATGCCTGGGCGATGAACAGCGGAAAAGAGATCCGTTTTGACTACCAGTCAAACGATGCTAACGAAGTAAAGCTCTTTCAGGCTACAGCAAGCTGGGACGCTACTTTAGAGATCTATAGCATAGCTCTGGTACAACAAATGGCTTATAATGCACAAGAACTCTATAAGACCGTAACCAAAGACGAGAACTGGACCAGCGGTAAGAACCATACCACCGAAGAATTTAAGAACAAAGAAGGACAAGTGGTTCTTAAACGAACGTATGCCGATTACGGAGCACAAACCGAAGTAAAACACGACACCTATTACGTTTACGACCAGTTCGGCAACCTGACCTATGTATTGCCTCCTCTGGCTGCTGCCAGCGATATTACCCAGGACATACTGGACGAGTTGTGTTACCAGTACCGCTACGACAAACGCAACCGTTTGGTCGAGAAAAAACTACCCGGAAAACAATGGGAGTACATCGTGTACAACAGTCAGGATCAGGTAGTGGCAAGCGGTCCGGCATACAACCCTTGGGGAGCCACAGGGGAAAACGACAAAGGCTGGTTGATCACCAAGTACGATGTATTCGGAAGAGTGCTCTATACCGGTTACTACACCGGAAGAGCAGTTAAAGCTGTAGAGCGTACCGCTTATCAGGCCGAACAGGATCTCGTTGGTGAATTTTTTGAACGGATAGACGATACGTTTACCTACGATAATGTTACACTGGGGTATACCAATAAAGTACTGCCTACTTCAGGTTTCAAGCTTTTAAGCCTGAACTATTATGACAATTACGATTATCCTTTTGCTCCGGCAACCGTTCCTACTACATTGCCGAACAGTACTTACCCGATAGCACAGCATGTAAAAGGTTCCCCTACAGGTAGCTGGGTAAGAGTATTAGACGACCCGACCGCTACCACGGCTACCGTAAGTTATACGTTGTACGATGACAAATACCGCCCGGTACGGACTTATACGACCAATCATTTAGGCGGTTATACCCAGGTAGATACCAAACTGGACTGGGCAGGACAGGTGGACTATACCCTGACAACCCACCAATACGATGCCAATGCAGCGGTAGTTACCGTAAAGGATATGTATACCTATACCGACCAAGGCCGTTTGTTGCTGCACAAACAGCAGATCGACCAGACTGCCGAACAATTGATCAGCAAAAATACCTATGACGAGCTGGGGCAATTGATCAGCAAAAATGTGGGCGGTACAGACGTTACGGGAGCAACCGCTTTACAAACGGTAGACTATACCTACAACATCAGAGGTTGGTTGACAAACATTAATGATGTTAATAATGTTATGACAGGCAATGACCTGTTTAACTTTAAGATCGATTATAACGACTATGCTTCTCTGGCGATCCATGATGCGGCACCGGATGCTTTGTATAACGGAAACATCTCGGCTACCTATTGGCGAACGGCAAATGATAATGTCCTGCGAAAATACAATTATTCGTATGACGACTTAAACCGATTGACCAATGCAGATTATCTTAAACCGGAAGCGACAGCCGTTTTTAACAACTACAAAGAACAAGTAAGTTACGATAAGAACGGTAACATTAAAACTTTGGTTCGAAACGG
Proteins encoded in this window:
- a CDS encoding T9SS type A sorting domain-containing protein, with product MVKLKDKDKEEKARIDLEAVPNPTEYFTNVIVSFDYSKGTATLYDLSGRTISRTEIKGEKTIPVDLTNLPTGIYVVEIKTDTETGGVKVIKK
- a CDS encoding DUF6443 domain-containing protein, with amino-acid sequence MRKKLLFFLSLVPVLALGQSPDQNYVKTTTYKQPNTTSLSNPGADEAVVQITYYDGLGRPVQQIAHKQSNGGNDIVTPVEYDAFGRQTKEFLPYANSAPSLNYIDATTVSSDLNSFYSSYNGGTTTPFSEKELEASPLDRIKKQAAPGDAWAMNSGKEIRFDYQSNDANEVKLFQATASWDATLEIYSIALVQQMAYNAQELYKTVTKDENWTSGKNHTTEEFKNKEGQVVLKRTYADYGAQTEVKHDTYYVYDQFGNLTYVLPPLAAASDITQDILDELCYQYRYDKRNRLVEKKLPGKQWEYIVYNSQDQVVASGPAYNPWGATGENDKGWLITKYDVFGRVLYTGYYTGRAVKAVERTAYQAEQDLVGEFFERIDDTFTYDNVTLGYTNKVLPTSGFKLLSLNYYDNYDYPFAPATVPTTLPNSTYPIAQHVKGSPTGSWVRVLDDPTATTATVSYTLYDDKYRPVRTYTTNHLGGYTQVDTKLDWAGQVDYTLTTHQYDANAAVVTVKDMYTYTDQGRLLLHKQQIDQTAEQLISKNTYDELGQLISKNVGGTDVTGATALQTVDYTYNIRGWLTNINDVNNVMTGNDLFNFKIDYNDYASLAIHDAAPDALYNGNISATYWRTANDNVLRKYNYSYDDLNRLTNADYLKPEATAVFNNYKEQVSYDKNGNIKTLVRNGDRDTDGTQSEQEIDNLTYTYSNNDTGNQLLKVFDSTNMPSGFKDDSNGIYDPDDDYAYDANGNMISDANKGITNITYNHLNLPVEITFGTSAKIVYLYDALGTKVMKSVLDYLGSETAQTAYLQGGFQYVDNVLKFFPHAEGYVNVTEACTIFGSCGFAYNYVFNYTDHLGNIRLSYGIDPETSTLKIMEENHYYPFGLKHANYNSDELLYQKGTAGAVVLKGPTTTVESVYKFKFNGFELQDELGLNVYDYGARNYDPALGRWMNIDPLAENSRRWTPYNYAYNNPMYFIDPDGMQAEGGDPRKSWFGRAWDSVKSFFGANNQSNGFVEVGNAVAEFLDENEVVADFNFNSKFSIGAGVSLSAGDANLSVNGELVGVELLDVSGSLLDENSFESDYALKDGQLEVSQSVDVSFTDGKTKVIAVKGENSFVAYSSDLDKTTDEKSSFEYLSKSSGSLEGSNKESAKGTSVTTEGPLHNSPTGSINAESTSDSSTIKVSGKGGAGIKFGISLELGFKRRK
- a CDS encoding RHS repeat protein produces the protein MIKYKLITAFCLFLSFLGYGQEELELPDYAVPSPQSNGLAQFGDLNIDESSGKFSHTISVFNYPAGSINVPVGLTYMGNGVKVEENPDWTGMNWNLNAGGVITRTVRDLPDETTYPSYHYSPDQIADMFQSGEIADMDDFGFFVEDNKNYDSEADVFSFNFLGYSGTFYLEKDSLGNYSAKLSKYESEFKVELLGNFSAPNGFYDFGDQSSNNPHYEFKFTGPDGTTYFFGGVVTSQTGADNFEAVEETELFDHNPLHQSMRAKTAFYLTKIESFNGDTVYFTYETIPSYYVYYKKNQKVSKIIYSESEPGCEGSSSTPENNMQTLTVRNKIFNGKFLKQIWSPQNGLYVDFTSTGVYEQVTPITTNLKYKVLSQISYGTNTFNLSYSPSLTQLASGDIDKFFLVDTNMESSSGTTTLQYTFEYEDLNNIPGVNSNAQDYLGYFNGVTANANLLPKNAEKLFSDYLLLYITPETGPLSYYDYIYEQSKFSEIGNLADREPYFDYATNGCLKKITYPTGGYTLIDYEPEDKKTVYADKELQINFDPVFGSDMEDELLLSNYTVVFSGNDFYEVYNDLPGIPEEQTVELTLTFTGSNTNVATLDYRDFAYVEITNITTDSVFTKNLHFPAEELMNSAGQTSFTTQYAFNYTFKKQDKYNIKIGFGDNYAPNEGYINDPNTTMLTPNLFGKLEFKYLDGYDPDDGLGIRVKRIVDYTASGETASYKRYYYSNIQKLDDTGIKKYYPLFHSFSLEGTQGFNQGTQSNCMVLSTYMEMNSQLQAFNLPVLYGALEEERTVSVSLGGENFEKGGYEKDFYTQRDEYQEFFNPAGEEYGSYYSALAYTFKSFNNAATNTSAVDGLLLRERLWERTNSAPDLRLQKETCYDYHINFFHQNPNMLYVQMFQSTFGFTGNATNLGSMYMGYYFNNTYKPELRWKVETDFLSDVSVWDYFTANTSFNLNQLPDYSSFDTRTLRTDYLDNINNIYSGMPGHIKTTNSSGEILEVKNYYPTDYFLGQLTNLSGSELTAYGALETANRIAQPIYVESFKNTGKTSAVKYIYEQPDANLPFLLSKVQSAKEDQSLEDRIIYAKYDDNGNPVEVQKEKGVKVVYIWSESRKPLYKVVNSDYDTVMAALTASGITLGNGFSGATISANQTLINQSTLATAQVYCYRYNMYDLIVQMVQPNGNYIDYQYDAFNRLQNVKDKDGNILSENEIHYTSDN